The region AGGAGAATGCTCTAGTTATTCCAAATTGTGTGATTAATAGTTCTGATATTAGTGCTTTTGAGGATGTTGAATTTATTAGAGGTTTTTATAGGTTTTATATTTATTCTTTGGATAAATGCTATGATTTACATGGCATTTGTGAAGAAGATTTAGTGAAAATTAAAGAGTGGTTGGAAAAAAAGAAGGGATAATACCTTCTTTTTTTCATTAGGTCTTGTTGTACTGTATGGAAAATTTTATAATATAATTAAAACGTATTCATAATAGGGGTTATGAGATGAAGAAGGTTATTGTTTTATTTGTTTTGTTATTCTTGGGTTGTATGGATGTTCTAGCAACTGATGTGGTAACATCAGTGAGTTTGTCTGAAAATGAAGAAATTTGGTTGGAAAATTCTACTCAAATTAAATATATTATAGGATATCCAGCTTCGATTACACCTTTGAATTATTCGTATTTTTCTAGTTCTTTAAAGGGTGTGGTGACTGATATTTCCCAGGAATTTAATGTAGCCACGGATAAGTATTTGTATTCGGTACCTGTGACTGAGGTGAAGCAGAATAGGGATGTTATTGATTTTGGAATTGTGGATGTGATGATTTCGGGTAGGTTAGATGATTACGGGAATTTATTTTATAGTAGTCCGATTCATGAGTTTGAGTATACTTTTTTTGTAAATTCATCTAGTGATATAAAGAGTTTAGACGAAATAACGGGGAAAAGGGTCGGGGTTGTTTATAATGATTCTAATATTGGAAAGTATTTAGATTCCTTTGTGGAGTATCCGAATTATATTAGATTGTATGAGGCGCTTGATATGGGTGAGGTTGATTGTATTTTTGTGCCAGGTGATTTGTTTATGTATCAGAGTGCAGTGAATGAGTTGCGTGAGGTGAAGGTGTCTGAGTATAGTGGTTCAGCTTGGTATTTTGTTTCGGATAAACGCAATTTAATTTCGATTTTGAATAAGGTCATGGCACGAATGCAGACGGTTGAGGAGTATGCGGATACATTTATGAATCATCAAAATTCACTGAATAGTAAGTTGTATGATATTGATAAGAAGACGCATGAGTGGTTGTTTTATGATAAGCCTATGATGCGAGTTGGTGTTTATGATGTAGCTCCGTTTATGTATCAAAATGGTGAGTCTGTTGGTGGTTTGCTTGATTATATTGTGAAGCAGATCAAGACGAATTTTGGTATGGAGTTTGAGTTTGTTTTTGGTGAGTATGAGGAGTTAAAGGGTTTATATGATAGTGGTGAGATTGATATTTTACCCGTTTTTAATTTTGATTTTGTTAGTGATGGATATGATGTTTATCAAGGACAGCTTAATGCATATGCGAATTACGATCAGTTGTTGATTCACGATGAAATTAGTAAGAATAGCTCTGTTAAGATTGGGAGTATTTTAGGTCCGATTGTTTATAGTCAGGGTTTTTTGAATTTTAATCATTTAAATTCAAGGGGATTTGTCATTGATAGTACGCTTACTCATTTAATTGAGTCGTTGGATCATGAGATTCAATATTTGGTGATGGATCCTGTTTATTTGGATTATTTTGA is a window of Turicibacter sanguinis DNA encoding:
- a CDS encoding GGDEF domain-containing protein; translated protein: MKKVIVLFVLLFLGCMDVLATDVVTSVSLSENEEIWLENSTQIKYIIGYPASITPLNYSYFSSSLKGVVTDISQEFNVATDKYLYSVPVTEVKQNRDVIDFGIVDVMISGRLDDYGNLFYSSPIHEFEYTFFVNSSSDIKSLDEITGKRVGVVYNDSNIGKYLDSFVEYPNYIRLYEALDMGEVDCIFVPGDLFMYQSAVNELREVKVSEYSGSAWYFVSDKRNLISILNKVMARMQTVEEYADTFMNHQNSLNSKLYDIDKKTHEWLFYDKPMMRVGVYDVAPFMYQNGESVGGLLDYIVKQIKTNFGMEFEFVFGEYEELKGLYDSGEIDILPVFNFDFVSDGYDVYQGQLNAYANYDQLLIHDEISKNSSVKIGSILGPIVYSQGFLNFNHLNSRGFVIDSTLTHLIESLDHEIQYLVMDPVYLDYFEQYELYQKGKMGKYTFSLLVQDDPFYKNLFDAISKRDFLDDKYSTLLATEMYLYEMSKLRDNLYSMQQQRLLLLGVFIVTMGVIGVLYRQRYMDKKTEYLKYTDYATGLLNRVGYENEMNKVLKRRQHFAFIIFDIDYFKSINDTYGHLIGDKVIEHVAYTIKSCTRKGDIICRLGGDEFVLCLMMDDIAKVCTVLEAIQEEMFDYSEDLKVTASIGVTIYEGQDCGMEMLYHEADQALYKSKKNGRNQFNIFSK